A genomic stretch from Helianthus annuus cultivar XRQ/B chromosome 1, HanXRQr2.0-SUNRISE, whole genome shotgun sequence includes:
- the LOC110874911 gene encoding thaumatin-like protein 1 yields MELHLLLYPILATSLMHGVRSSVFTIKNNCLFNIAPGILTSSGASVTTGFELAPQASNTVNIPTPWSGRVWARFQCSNEGGRFSCKSGDCGSGQVACNGAGGAPPATLAEFTLADASGKDFYDVSLVDGFNLPVSIVPQGGCPTTDCLVDINAQCPSDLAVKDGSGGTIGCKSACVAFNKPEYCCSGDHGTPETCPASDYSRFFKNLCPKAYSYAYDDRSSTFTCNTGPNYDITFCP; encoded by the exons ATGGAGCTTCACTTACTCTTATACCCTATTCTTGCCACTAGTTTGATGCATG GTGTTCGCTCATCGGTTTTCACGATAAAAAACAACTGCCTTTTCAACATCGCCCCAGGAATTTTGACCAGCTCAGGGGCATCAGTAACAACAGGATTTGAACTTGCACCACAAGCCTCAAACACTGTTAACATTCCAACACCATGGTCTGGACGAGTCTGGGCTCGGTTTCAATGTTCAAATGAAGGTGGGAGGTTTAGTTGTAAAAGCGGAGATTGTGGTTCGGGTCAAGTAGCATGCAATGGTGCTGGTGGAGCACCACCAGCAACCCTTGCTGAGTTCACATTAGCAGATGCAAGTGGAAAAGACTTTTATGATGTTAGCCTTGTTGATGGGTTTAATTTACCTGTTTCAATTGTTCCACAAGGTGGTTGTCCAACCACCGACTGTCTGGTTGATATTAATGCTCAATGCCCGTCTGACCTAGCCGTGAAAGATGGATCGGGTGGAACCATCGGATGTAAAAGTGCATGTGTTGCATTTAACAAGCCGGAATATTGTTGCTCCGGAGATCATGGTACGCCGGAAACCTGCCCCGCATCAGATTATTCAAGGTTTTTCAAAAATCTTTGCCCTAAAGCTTATTCTTATGCGTATGACGACAGATCAAGCACTTTTACATGTAATACCGGCCCTAACTATGACATAACATTCTGCCCATGA